CAGTTTACCGAGAATAGTAACTCCTAGTTTGGAGTTGTAGACTCCCTCAGCCTGTGATCAACAAAGTACACCTTCAGGTTCATGATTGTATATGAAACCAGAAAGAAACATTTTAAAAGAATGAGTCAGGGTCTTAAGAGAGAAACATGCCTGGACACGAGACCATCTCCCAATAGAAGATTTCCACCCAACAATTGAGTTACTCACCACTGCATTCTCCTGAGCAAAACAAGTCATGAAAAAAAAGTCAAATCACTAGAGAAAACTCTGCCCGTTCTCTGATATAAGAAGACGCACAAACCATGATCTCAACGTTGTCAAGGATGATACAGCTGATGAGCCTGACACCAGGCCCAACACGAGCATTGGCAGAGATCGATACGTTGGGACCAATCTGTCGATAGACGAAACAGAATGTCTTTGTTTGTGATATAAAGTAGATAACAAGAAGTTGCAACAACAAGGGACAAAAGGTACCTTTGCAGTTGGGTGTATTTTTGCAGAGGGATGTATGTAAACATCACCAATCACTATTGCACTCTTTGTTCCATCACCACTACTAGCCAGCACTTGCGGAGAAGTCAACCGGAACTGGGAAAGATAGAGCTCCGAGCACCTCAGTGACATTCTGCGCAAAAGCCAACCAATAAGTACATTTGATACTCTCCTTTGCAGCTTAAAAGAAATGAGACAAGGCAAAGGCATACCCAGGAGATTTGATTTGCTCCCAGAAATCCATAGTCTCATAAGTATATAGCTGTTTCTTCCCAGCTAGAGGTGAAAGTATGTCTTGATCCAGTCTTACAAAATCTGCTGGGATCCTATTTAAAAAAAGGGGTGAAAGTGAAGACATATCATCTTAAGAGGATGATTCAGTTCAAAAGGCTAATCAGTTATGTCTGAAGAGACAGGCAGACAAACCTTGTTGCCGGTTGAAGAGCTTCAAAGCTGGAAACACGTCTCAGAATTGCTAAGACAAGAGAAAAGGGAACAAGAATGAGAGGGACTTTGAAGATGTATACTAATAAGAGAAGAAAGCATGTTGTGAGATCTTTGTTGCTTGCTTTTTACCTGTGTCTTTCCTTTGAGAGGAAACATCTCTTATGGCAGTAAAAATGTCAGGTGTAAATACATAAACACCGCAGTTAATACGGTCGCTGACCTGAGTTTCCAagattaaagaaaaacaattagaAGCAGATCTTGGAGATGATAAAGAGCTGAAGTCATCTCAGTGATATGTACATACAAAAGTTTCTGGTTTCTCGGTGTAATGAAGCAGTTCATTAGTAACTGGATCTGCAACCAGTTCTCCAAACTGGCTTGCTGACTCAGGAGAGACctgaaaaatcaaaacacagAAAGCAAACTTTGGTTAAGAAAATAAACAccagaaacaaaaacaagactAATCTTATGCTCAATGGCAAACCTTGATCACAAGAAGAGTTCCAATTCCACCATATTTCCTATGAGCCTCTGTGTAGTAAAAGCATCAAAGAGTAAGAACAATCTTTAAAACCAAGAGATGAATCTGCGGCTTAAAAAAAAGGGTTCATACCGAGCATTTCTGGCAAGGGGAAACTGCAGCAAACATCACAGTTAAGCAGGAAGATATGAGACTGCAAGGAAGTAGACACAAGAACTCAGTCAGATGTGAAGAAGAAACACTAAGTTCATAAAACAATTGAGGATAGGAATAATAAGAAGATTCCTTGGAGACAAACCGGGTCATCTTCCATGATTAGATTTCTGAAATGATAGAGACCACCAGCTGAACCATGTGACTTGTCTTCTCGCAGATATCTAATATGCAGAAACcccaaaacaaaacagagaatcaaagatcAAACCCTACATAAAAGAGCCACACTGAGAGTTCAAAAGGAGGAGAGAGTTTTTATCAAAACCTGACAGGAACTTTGAGTTCATTGGAAATGGCAGAGACATAAAGTGCAAACTCCCTTTCCTCATAGAAACCAACAAGATAGATTTGAGCCAAGTTTGGAATCTG
The sequence above is drawn from the Raphanus sativus cultivar WK10039 chromosome 7, ASM80110v3, whole genome shotgun sequence genome and encodes:
- the LOC108817254 gene encoding uncharacterized protein LOC108817254 isoform X1, whose amino-acid sequence is MGSSMEEKVVAVIMVGGPTKGTRFRPLSLNIPKPLFPIAGQPMVHHPISACKRIPNLAQIYLVGFYEEREFALYVSAISNELKVPVRYLREDKSHGSAGGLYHFRNLIMEDDPSHIFLLNCDVCCSFPLPEMLEAHRKYGGIGTLLVIKVSPESASQFGELVADPVTNELLHYTEKPETFVSDRINCGVYVFTPDIFTAIRDVSSQRKDTAILRRVSSFEALQPATRIPADFVRLDQDILSPLAGKKQLYTYETMDFWEQIKSPGMSLRCSELYLSQFRLTSPQVLASSGDGTKSAIVIGDVYIHPSAKIHPTAKIGPNVSISANARVGPGVRLISCIILDNVEIMENAVVSNSIVGWKSSIGRWSRVQAEGVYNSKLGVTILGDSVAVEDEVVVTSSIVLPNKTLNVSVQDEIIL
- the LOC108817254 gene encoding uncharacterized protein LOC108817254 isoform X2, which gives rise to MGSSMEEKVVAVIMVGGPTKGTRFRPLSLNIPKPLFPIAGQPMVHHPISACKRIPNLAQIYLVGFYEEREFALYVSAISNELKVPVRYLREDKSHGSAGGLYHFRNLIMEDDPSHIFLLNCDVCCSFPLPEMLEAHRKYGGIGTLLVIKVSPESASQFGELVADPVTNELLHYTEKPETFVSDRINCGVYVFTPDIFTAIRDVSSQRKDTAILRRVSSFEALQPATRIPADFVRLDQDILSPLAGKKQLYTYETMDFWEQIKSPGMSLRCSELYLSQFRLTSPQVLASSGDGTKSAIVIGDVYIHPSAKIHPTAKIGPNVSISANARVGPGVRLISCIILDNVEIMENAVVSNSIVGWKSSIGRWSRVQAWSLQLQTRSYYSRRLGCS